The Magnolia sinica isolate HGM2019 chromosome 3, MsV1, whole genome shotgun sequence genome includes the window tggatacatccccaggtcgatgattgcatgggtgacgagaccaagtccgactggataaacatccccaggtcgatgtgcattcacgcatccatgcatataagaagactgcatcatgtactatATTGAATGCTTATTGttttttttaactatgcttagctaaggcggcggtgtgtaattttgaggggaattcacactgagctagccactcattcatcgaatatccaaccgtacagagtatGCAGGTATAGGTGGAGAAAACGATAGTACTGACCCTAACGGTACGATGGTGGAGCCTGAAAACGGATATTACGAAGACGAGCCACAACAAGAAGCGGCCGGTTGTTTCGATTTAAATTAATAGCAGTAGTGCTCTTATGTTTAatttgatacattgataatttttgtttaaaaataaaaaagtataaTAAGGCCTCCAGCTGAGTGGGCTAAATAATTGAGCTTATATGATATTAATCCATGCTTGCTTACGCTATCATACTCTGATTTTAATCTTCTGCTAGATCTTTGATTTATTAACTCTCGGGTCTCCAGAGCAAGTCTCGTACTTGGGTTCTGgaaacacggggtgttacatcaATGAACCTCATCGTTTCATGGGATCTCAGTTTCCTTTGATGTGCACATCTCTAGTGCTTTGTTTTTGGAGGAGcatgtgattttttattattattatttttaattatgagAAAGCAGTTGGAGTTTGTGATGATCCAGAATTGGGCTCTGAAGGGCCAAAAGGACTTGATGACCATTAGTAAGgctatggtccttgatagaggtGGGCCCGTTTTTAGGTATCTAGGTTGTTCATGTGGTCTCCCCACCATGGAATGGGCCATATGCTAATATCTCCTTATCAAGTGAGCCATGGAAATGGACAGTTACTAACAATGATCGTACATTAAGGGCCATTTGATGAAGGAGCATTTTATGATATCTCCCATCCAGCATGGGCCTACCATATAAAGTAATTCGGATCACTGACCTTTTCAATCCATCTCACTTTACAGGTTTCTTATGTACATAAATTACATCTTTCCATGCTATTGGCTTCACCGAACTTCATGTTTTCATTTCTCCTTGGTTGCTTCGGCAACAattcacctttttttctttttcttttgtttttgttttgttttgtttttttttttttaaacatttatagtttgaTTTCTTCTAAACTTGCATTTCCAGTTACAGAATGCTCAGAACATTCTCCGGCACGAGCCTGCAATTTTGTTCCGTTGCTTTTCTAAAGATGCTGGTGCCTGTGGCGATAAAGGAGATGGTGAGTAGTTTGCTAGATTTCTTGACATCTACATTCTTTTTTGAATTTCCATGCAGTTGGAGTTTTGTCATCATAGCCAATTAATGTATTCCACAGTCATCACATAAACCATAAAGGAGACTCTTTGAATGAAATCAAGCAGGATCTAGAATGAACTGAAATGTTTTATATTGAATAAAAAAAGAAGCTATAACATCATACAACTTCTAAATACACACGATGCTACATCTTAACTAACTCCAAGAATAAACAAGAGGACTCAAGCTCATATGTGCAAATTGAAACTTGCATAACTTTCTATCAGCAACTAATGCATGACTAATAGACAGCATAATAGCAATGTATAAATTCATGTGATGGGCAACTTTAGAAATGCTTTGAGTTTGTGCATATAGAGGTGAGCTGAACACAAAATTGAGTTAGAGAAATAGATATAGTGAATTGATATGTAGCTAGACCACCTAACTCTGGTACAAGCTTCAGTGAAAGTTAACACTGCAATAAAATTGTAGAAGTTCTCTACacacaatgtgggccccacattttcctggtaccaccataagctttTGGTGGTATCACATCTCTGcctggtaccaccataagctttTGGTGGTATCAAGGTAgtccgtatcggtaatggtggctataacagtcaccaccattactgatacAGGCATCTCAGCCATAATGGCCGATACAGGGGTGTAACGACCGTTATGACCCTTGTAGCGGTTGAAAAAAATTGCCCAAAATATTCTGTAAAAATACctagaaaatccaaaataatgtaaatatttcaaatatgtatttttatttttttttgaacttcGTTTATGGTAGCTTaccggtccactctttggtgagactATCTGGTAAATTTATGAACATGGATATgtatctctaatgtttacacatcatagttgagcattagaattagaaatcgGAAAAAAAGCATGTATaccactttttatttatttatttattaaataaaatGGTCCTCGTAATCTACtgttttaatcctaaaaaaatGAGTGGTTGAAATCTGCTGTAAAATGATTTTggaaagtttttggaatgagaaaagtgaaaaaaaagagagaaaaatggatTTCCATATAAAAAAATGTGGTCATTTTTCGACCATTACGGGGGTAACAGTCATTATGccctataacggccgttacggggggTTGTAATGGCCGATATGGTCCCAACAAACTAACTGCCCCGTTTCACCCCTTTATTGCGCAatggtcatggccgttacctatatgtATCGGCCTTTATGGCCGTATCAtaatggatacggaacaccttgggtGGTATTGGTACCAATGAGTGCACCTCTTCTATAATTCTAATTGATGTTAGAGTACAACTTGAAGATTGGCATTCTAATTACTATTTCCTGTTGCAGAGTCCGTTTtatcaatgaaagaaaaaaatgttgGAGTTTTACAGAGCATCAAATTTCCAAATGCATTATTAGAAGTTGTCCAATTGTGTTCAATTAGTTTGAAGTGTTCTTAACTTTACTGTTTCGAGTGCATTAAGCAGCTCTGGTTATTTCACAGGTCTTGTAAGCACTCACTGCCATGGTCCCACAACTGGTAAGAGTGAGGGTGTTTACAACTTTCCCGTTGGCAGCACTTTGAGTACAATCAAGAGCTTCAGCTACTGTTCTCGAGCAAAAGATTTTGGCCCCTTCAAGGTGACTGGCTACTCTTCATGCTTGCCTTtaccttctcattttttttttcaagtccgACGAACCTATTTGAAATTGAATTACCTTTTTTCAATGATGTTTATTGGGATGTACATGATTATAATTCCTATGCATCAACTTTCCAGATGCCACTAGGGGGGTTTGAGGGTAATTTTTCAAGAACAGTAACCAAAATGGGCATCCCAATGGCTGGCACGGGGTTAAACAGGGCATCTTCATGGTTTGTTGTTTGTCAACCTCCTCTCTATGATTGTATCAGTATCATGTTTATAGTTAGTGACCATAAATAACAGGTTACTTTTTTCTTCATCAGTCTACAGGCATCTGCTAGAAGAGGTTTTTCTTCTGATTCTGGTAACTTTCATTTCTCTCAAAGCTCAATTCAGTCTCTCAAAGCTCAATTCAGTCAATGTAAATTCACGCAAGTTTTTACTGACAATACTGAACTCAACCGATCTTTAAAACTCAGCTGGGCCAATTCTAAACTAAGCCATGTTACTGACAATTGTTTGCAACATGTGGTTCAGGTCTTCCTCCACACCAAGACATTGGAATGCCGTCTCTCTCTCCAACGATGACGGAGGTATGTGCATATCCCATCCAGACGCAGACGttcaggttgcatcctctgaacttttattttatttattatttcattaaatGATGCGTCTTGTTATGATCTGGGTTTTTCAGGGAAACATTGCACGGTGGTtgaagaaagagggagataaGATTTCTCCTGGTGAAGTACTATGTGAAGTTGAAACTGTAGGACTTTTTCTGCGAGAATCATTCTTAAAATCTAGTGTTTCATAAAAAATCTGGATAACTCCTTGTACAGGTCTGAAAGACATCTATTTGTTTCTCCTTAGGATAAAGCAACTGTGGAGATGGAATGCATGGAGGAAGGCTATCTTGCTAAGATAATACAGGGTGATGGTGCAAAAGACATAAAAGTTGGTGAGGTATGTATTTATCTTTTCTATAAGAAATTCACCACAATTATATTTAGTTGTTATCTTCTTTGTTGATTCTAGGGTGGCAACTCAGCAAGTTGGGTCACAAAACTCAGCAACATTGGTCTCACCAAGACTCAGCaataatatatttttaaagatttgtCAAGGCTTGGAATTCAAGATTCAATAAAGGCTTGACTGAGTCTCCAACTCAGTTCATCTCcctttcggatcaagttgatttaCAAAACACTCCTAAAGGGGGTCTGGACTAACCTCTTCTGACATGGAAACAGATCACCTGCAATTCTTTTAGCGGACTCTTTTACATCGTTCCCTTTTTAGGTGATTGCTGTAACTGTGGAAGAAGAGGAGGATATTGCGAAATTCAAGGATTACAAACCTTCGGCATCGGGTGATGCTGGAGCTAAAGAGACATCCACTTCTACCCCACCCAAAAAAGAGGAATCTCAGCCTGTTAGTTCTCCTACACCAAAGACTCCAAAGCCAGATGAAAGTCCTAAAGCAGAAGATCGCATTTTCGTGAGCCCTCTTGCAAGAAAATTGGCACAAGACCACAATGTAAGACATTTGCTGCAGTAGGAACAGCAGTCATGTTTCTTACTGGATATTTATACACACCAATTTCTGAATGCATGTGGGTGATACTTTGttggaaattttatttatttaggtACCACTTTCAAGCATTAAAGGTACTGGTCCCGATGGGCGCATTGTCAAGGCTGATATTGAAGATTACTTGGGTATTTTTTTGCAATCTATAATCTAATATTTCTTTTCCATTGGATGCTTCTTTGTATGTGTTAGCTATGCTTCCATTGGATGCTTCTTTGTATGTGTTAGCTATGCTTCTGATGGTTGGATAATGTTAAAAACTTAAAGCAGTTGTGTAATGGATTAATTGAATAATCTATTTTTGTTGACTTTCGTACCTTGGTTCTGTTGGTGGTACATAATCTGATTGGTTTATTCTGCTTTTCTAATTAATGCAGCTTCTAGCGTGAAGGGTACCCCCACACCAGCATCCAagggaacaacaactcaaacatTAGATTACTTAGATATTCCAGTTTCTCAGATAAGAAAAGTAATTATTTCCAAGATATCACTGATGTATTTGCTATCTCTAGTTTAGCTATATCATGCTGAAATGCCAGTTTGTAATATCTGAAAATAGCCATCCATCTTGACAGGTCACAGCTTCTCGATTGCTGCTATCGAAACAAACTATTCCTCATTACTATTTAACGGTAGACTCTTGTGTCGACAAACTTATGGAGTGAGTATTGATTTCTccaattttcttttattaatcGATAAACTCTCAATATATTCTCATTGCGTTGACATTTTTTCTCGCATTTTGTTTTGTATTATTCAGTTTACGGAGCCAACTAAATTCCCTACAAGAAGCCTCTGGCGGGAAGCGGATTTCTGTCAATGATCTTGTAATAAAGGTTTGCCATCTTACTCACTCATATATACTATTATTATTTTGCTCTTTTTATGTTCTCATTAAAGAAGTTGATGGGAAGAAATAG containing:
- the LOC131239227 gene encoding dihydrolipoyllysine-residue acetyltransferase component 2 of pyruvate dehydrogenase complex, mitochondrial-like, translated to MTHTSHMISYSRKLQNAQNILRHEPAILFRCFSKDAGACGDKGDGLVSTHCHGPTTGKSEGVYNFPVGSTLSTIKSFSYCSRAKDFGPFKMPLGGFEGNFSRTVTKMGIPMAGTGLNRASSCLQASARRGFSSDSGLPPHQDIGMPSLSPTMTEGNIARWLKKEGDKISPGEVLCEVETDKATVEMECMEEGYLAKIIQGDGAKDIKVGEVIAVTVEEEEDIAKFKDYKPSASGDAGAKETSTSTPPKKEESQPVSSPTPKTPKPDESPKAEDRIFVSPLARKLAQDHNVPLSSIKGTGPDGRIVKADIEDYLASSVKGTPTPASKGTTTQTLDYLDIPVSQIRKVTASRLLLSKQTIPHYYLTVDSCVDKLMDLRSQLNSLQEASGGKRISVNDLVIKAAALALRKVPQCNSSWTNDYIRQFHNVNINVAVQTENGLFVPVIRDADKKGLSKIAEEVRHLAQKAKDNSLKPEDYEGGTFTVSNLGGPSGIKQFCAIINPPQAAILAIGSAEKRVIPGVGPDQFESGSFMSATLSCDHRVIDGAIGAEYLKAFKGYIENPHSMLL